The DNA region GACACCGGATCCCGGTGGTGGTCCGCACGGTCCCCCTCCGGGACGACGGGGGGAACATAATAGGCGGGGTGGAGATCTTCCAGGACGCGTCGGAGTCGCTCACCAAGGAGGAGAGGCTGGCCATCCTGGAGGGCCTGGCCTACGTGGACCAGCTAACCCGGGTGGGGAACCGGCGGTTCCTGGACGACACGTTGGAGAGCATCCTGGAGGACCTGAAGGCCCACCGCTGGCCCTTCGGGGTCATCCTCTTCGACATCGACCGTTTCAAGTCGGTGAACGACACCTACGGGCACCAGTTGGGCGACCGGGTCCTCCAGGCGGTGGCATCCACTCTCTCCAGCTCCATCCGCTCCTTCGACGCGGTGGCCCGCTACGGCGGGGAGGAGTTCGTGGTGATGCTCCGCAACGTGGACCGGGAGAAGCTCAAGCGGGACGCGGAGCGGCTCCGGCTCCTGGTGTCCGCCACCTGGGTGACATTGGGGGACCGGGAGGTGAACGTCACCGTCTCCGGCGGGGCCACCATGGCCCGCCCGGAGGACACCCCGGAGTCCCTCCTGGACCGAGCGGACTCCCTCATGTACCGGAGCAAGGAGGCGGGGCGGAACCGGATCACCCTGGGCTAGGGGTTAAGCCTCATGAAGCAGTGACCCTTCAGGTCCGCCCAGAGGAGCTGATCCGCCAGGACCTCCGACACGCCGGTCAGCAGCTTCACCGCCTCGCACACCTCCAGGGACGCCGCCAGGGCGGGGGTGAAGGGGGGATTGCCGAGGCATACCTCCTCCCCCCGGTCCGGCATGGCGGCGATGAATCTACCCAGCGGCCCCCCTAGGGATACCCCAACCTGGGCGTAGAAGCCCCCGATGGCGCCGTGCACCAGGGGGATTCCCGCCTCAAGACAAGCCCGAGACAGGGTCCTTCTGGTGGATCCGTTGTCCAGCCCATCCACCACCACCGAGCAGCCGGCGATGAAATCCATTACGTTCGCCTCATCCACGTAGCCGAAAAACTCCTCCACCTCCACCGCCCGGTTCACCTCCCGGACCCTGATGGCGGCGGCCCTCACCTTTGGGAGCCCCAGGTCCCCCTCCCGGCAGAGGAGCTGCCGATTGAGGTTGTTCTCGCAGAACACGTCCCCATCAGCCAGCCTAAGGCGCCCCACCCCAACCCGGGCCAGCATCTCCACCACGTAGCCCCCGATTCCGCCGCAGCCCACCACCGCCACCTGGGACTCCAGTAGCCTCCTCTGCCCCTCCAGCCCCAACGTTCCCACGTTGCGCCGGTACCTCTCGGGACAGGCCCCCTGGGCGAGCAGGGCCAGCTCCGCCTCCCGCCTTGGAATCCCTCGGGACGCGGCAAACTCCTCCACCTCCGCAAGGCTAAGGTACCTGATCTCCGACACGCCTATCCCCCCGTTGACAGACCGGAATCATTTCAAGAGAATACGACGAACCGCCCGAGGGCGGATCCAATCTTCACCATATTAGCATCCTGGGAGGCGGAACGAAACGAGACATGGACCACTTAACCTGCGCGGTGCTCATGAGCGGAGGGGTTGACAGCTCCGTCACCGCCATGATCCTCAAGGGGGAGGGGCATCGCCCCCTTGGGGTCACCCTCCTCATGTCCCCTAGCTCCTCCGAGTGCTCCAGGTCGGTTCAGCTGGCCAGGAGGACTGCGGAGATCCTGGGGATACGCCACACGGTGCTGGACCTGAGGGACCTATTCCGGAGGCACGTGATGGACAAGTTCAGGACCGAGTACATGGCGGGGCGGACACCCAACCCCTGCTCGGACTGCAACCGGAACGTGAAGCTGGGGGGCCTGGCGGAGAGGCTGGACCGTATGGGCCTCGATGGGATCCCCATGGCCACGGGGCACTACGCCAGGATCCTTAAGGACCCCGCTGGGGCGCACCTGGCCATGGGGCTGGACCACCGCAGGGACCAGAGCTACTTCCTGGCGGAGGTACCCAAGGGGATAATCCGGCGACTCATGTTCCCCCTCGGGGGGATGACCAAGGAGCAGGTGCGGCTCCTGGCAGAGGAGGCCCGCCTGCCCGCCCGCCGGGAGGCGGACAGCATGGACTCATGCTTCGTGGAGGACGGGGACTACCGTGAGGTCATAGGCCCGGTGATCGACTCCCAGGGCCCCATAGTGGACCTTAGGGGGAACGTGCTGGGGATCCATCAGGGGTTCCACCGGTTCACCGTGGGACAGCGGAAGGGGTTGGGAGTGTCATCCACGGAGGCGCTGTACGTGAAGCGCATAGATCCGCCCACGGTGGTGGTGGCCCCCCGGGACCGGCTGATGGAGAGGCATGTGACCGCCTCGGGGGGCAACTGGCTGGAGGAGGGGGACCTGCGGTGCGGCGCCCAGCTTCTGGGGAAGACCAGGTCCCAGGGACGGCCCTCCCCCTGCACGGTGGAGGAGGTGGAGGGGGATCGGATCCGGGTGCTCTTCCACGGGGAGGGGGTCTTCGCCCCCTGCCCGGGGCAGAGGCTGGTGCTCTACAGGCCCGACGGGGTGGTGGTGGGTTGCGCCACCATGGATTAGCCGTGCCGGACGTGGAACGCCCGGGCCGCTGGCCCGGGCGTTCGCCTGCTCCGTATCAGCCCTTCAGCGCCGGGGGAAGCTCTATCCCATGGTCATGGAGGTCCACCGAGAAGCTCTTCAGGGCCTCCTTCAGGGCCTCGGCGCCGGAGGTCAGCTTCTCTGCCTCTCGGGCCACCGACTCCGCCGCCTTGGCGGTCTCCTCCGCCGAGTGCTGGATGACCCCAAGGCCGGAGACCACCTCCACGGTGGACCGGGCGGCCTCGTCTATGGACTTGGCTATCTCCTGGGAGGCCGCCGCCTGCTCCTCCGAGGTGGCCGCCACGCTCTCCATGGCGGAGCTGACGCTCCTTATGCGCTTCAGGACCTCCATCAGCTCCTGGACGGTGCCCGATGCGGCGTCCGCCAGCTCCCGGGCGGTCTTGGCGGTCCTGCCGGTCACCTCCAGGGTCTCCCGGGTGTAGGCCACCAGGGGGGAGATTATGTTCTCCACCTCCCGGGCCGCAACGTTGGACTCCTCCGCCAGTTTCCGGACCTCCTCGGCCACCACCGCGAAGCCACGACCCGCTTCACCCGCCCGGGCGGCCTCGATGGCGGCGTTCAGCGCCAGCAGGTTGGTCTGGTCCGCTATGTTCTTTATGGTGGTCACGAAGGTGCCTATGTTGGCCACCGAACCGGAGACCCGCTCCAGCTTCCCCAGGGACTCCTCAGCCCCGGTGCTTATGGCCCCCATCTCTTCCACCATGTTCCTTATGCGGTCAACCACCCCCTCGGACAGCTTGGCGGTTGCAGACGCCGCCTCGGCCCCCTCCTCCACCGCCTTGGCCGCCAGGGTGGCCCCGGAGGAGACCTCCTCTATGGCGGAGTTAGTGTGCTCCAGGGCGGAGGCGTTCACCTGGGTCAGGTTGAGCGCCTGGTCCACCGAGGCCTTCACCTCCTCCATGGAGGCCACGGACTCCTCCGACAGGGCCGCCAGGGACTCCGCGGACCCGGCAAACTCCTCCGCCTCCTTGAAGATGGTCCTGATGGTGCGGGCCATGTCCCGCCTCATCTTGCCCAGGGCCCGCCCCATGGCACCTATCTCGTCGTCCCGGTGGGCTATCCAGTCGCTGGAGGGATCGTACCGAAGGTCCAGATCTGCAATCTGCTCTATCACCCTCTTGGCCTCCACTATGGGACGGCTCAGCCTCATGAACACCAGGCTCACCACCGCCCCCAGGATCACCAGCGCCAACAGGGAGCTCACCATCACGTTCCTACCCATCACCTTAGGGTCCCTCAAGGCCAACGCCACCGGCAACTCCACCAGCAGCCCCCACCGGTCGGCCCCCACCATCACCGGGGCCACCACCCCGAGCACCGATTCGCCCCCAAGCAGGGACTCCCCGCGGAACGACACCTCCCGGCCGGAGGTGAGGGCGGACTTGACCGCCTCAGCGGCGGACACCTAACCTTGGCCACCTCATCCATTGGCTTACCCATAATCGACTGGTCCGGGGCAGAGACGACTACCCCACCGGATGAGA from Thermanaerovibrio acidaminovorans DSM 6589 includes:
- a CDS encoding sensor domain-containing diguanylate cyclase; this encodes MEARYKAILDNLLDGVYSTDLERTITYWNRAAERITGYSAQEVLGRHCHDNILVHVDGEGRNLCLGMCPMAHTMQDGQFRETLVYLKHKDGHRIPVVVRTVPLRDDGGNIIGGVEIFQDASESLTKEERLAILEGLAYVDQLTRVGNRRFLDDTLESILEDLKAHRWPFGVILFDIDRFKSVNDTYGHQLGDRVLQAVASTLSSSIRSFDAVARYGGEEFVVMLRNVDREKLKRDAERLRLLVSATWVTLGDREVNVTVSGGATMARPEDTPESLLDRADSLMYRSKEAGRNRITLG
- a CDS encoding HesA/MoeB/ThiF family protein, whose amino-acid sequence is MSEIRYLSLAEVEEFAASRGIPRREAELALLAQGACPERYRRNVGTLGLEGQRRLLESQVAVVGCGGIGGYVVEMLARVGVGRLRLADGDVFCENNLNRQLLCREGDLGLPKVRAAAIRVREVNRAVEVEEFFGYVDEANVMDFIAGCSVVVDGLDNGSTRRTLSRACLEAGIPLVHGAIGGFYAQVGVSLGGPLGRFIAAMPDRGEEVCLGNPPFTPALAASLEVCEAVKLLTGVSEVLADQLLWADLKGHCFMRLNP
- a CDS encoding methyl-accepting chemotaxis protein, translating into MSAAEAVKSALTSGREVSFRGESLLGGESVLGVVAPVMVGADRWGLLVELPVALALRDPKVMGRNVMVSSLLALVILGAVVSLVFMRLSRPIVEAKRVIEQIADLDLRYDPSSDWIAHRDDEIGAMGRALGKMRRDMARTIRTIFKEAEEFAGSAESLAALSEESVASMEEVKASVDQALNLTQVNASALEHTNSAIEEVSSGATLAAKAVEEGAEAASATAKLSEGVVDRIRNMVEEMGAISTGAEESLGKLERVSGSVANIGTFVTTIKNIADQTNLLALNAAIEAARAGEAGRGFAVVAEEVRKLAEESNVAAREVENIISPLVAYTRETLEVTGRTAKTARELADAASGTVQELMEVLKRIRSVSSAMESVAATSEEQAAASQEIAKSIDEAARSTVEVVSGLGVIQHSAEETAKAAESVAREAEKLTSGAEALKEALKSFSVDLHDHGIELPPALKG
- the mnmA gene encoding tRNA 2-thiouridine(34) synthase MnmA; translated protein: MSGGVDSSVTAMILKGEGHRPLGVTLLMSPSSSECSRSVQLARRTAEILGIRHTVLDLRDLFRRHVMDKFRTEYMAGRTPNPCSDCNRNVKLGGLAERLDRMGLDGIPMATGHYARILKDPAGAHLAMGLDHRRDQSYFLAEVPKGIIRRLMFPLGGMTKEQVRLLAEEARLPARREADSMDSCFVEDGDYREVIGPVIDSQGPIVDLRGNVLGIHQGFHRFTVGQRKGLGVSSTEALYVKRIDPPTVVVAPRDRLMERHVTASGGNWLEEGDLRCGAQLLGKTRSQGRPSPCTVEEVEGDRIRVLFHGEGVFAPCPGQRLVLYRPDGVVVGCATMD